Within Streptomyces antibioticus, the genomic segment CCGTCTCCGGGCCCGCCCGTAAATGCGTGGCGGGCCCGTGGACGCCTGCATATCCTGGGCGGGCTCCACGCGTTCTTCACGACCGGATCCCGGAACAGGAGGTGTGACCGATGACTGTCGCCACCACGGGTGCTGCTCACCGCAGCCACCAGACGATCGTCCGCTCCACCTCCACGGCCTCCGGCTGACCTGATCTCCTTCCGCGCCCATGAGCGCGGCGCCGGGGCCGCCCTTGTGAAGGGTCACCCCTTGTCTGTCTCGCTTTCCTCTTCCCTTTCCTCCGTCCCGATGTCGTCGCACCCTCTCGCCGCCTACGGCTGGGACGAGGGCTGGGCGGACGCGTTCGCGCCGTACGCCGAGCGGGGCCTGCTGCCCGGCCGGGTCGTCCGGGTCGACCGCGGCCTGTGCGACGTCGTCACCGAGGCCGGTACGGTCCGCGCCGACACCGAGTTCGTCGTACCGCGCGACCCGCTGAAGGTCGTCTGCACCGGCGACTGGGCCGCCGTCGACCCCGACGGCCTCGACCCCCGGTACGTACGGGAGCTGCTGCCGCGCCGTACCGCGTTCGTGCGCTCCACCTCCTCCAAGCGGTCCGAGGGCCAGATCCTCGCCGCCAACGTCGACCACGCCGTCGTCGCGATGTCCCTCGCCGTCGAACTCGACCTCGGCCGGGTCGAACGGTTCCTCGCGCTGGCCTGGGAATCCGGCGCCCAGCCCGTCGTCGTCCTCACCAAGGCCGACCTCGTGCCCGACCCGGTCGCGCTGTCGTACCTCGTGCAGGACGTCACCACCACCGCGCCCGGCGTCCCGGTCCTCACCGTCAGCGCCCGCGAGGGCGAGGGCGTCGGCGACCTCGCCGCACTCCTCGGACAGGGCACGACCGTGCTGCTCGGCGCGTCCGGCGCCGGAAAGTCGACCCTCGCCAACGCCCTCGTGGGCCAGGACGTGATGGACGTCCAGGCCACCCGGGACATGGACGGCAAGGGCCGGCACACCACGACCACCCGCAACCTGCTGCTCCTGCCCGGCGGCGGCGTCCTCATCGACACCCCCGGCCTGCGCGGCGTCGGCCTCTTCGACGCCGGCGGCGGGGTCGGCCAGGTCTTCACCGAGATCGAGGAGTACGCACGGCACTGCCGCTTCCAGGACTGCGCGCACGAACGCGAGCCCGGATGCGCGGTCCTGGCCGCGGTGGACGACGGCGACCTCCCCGTCCGCCGCCTGGACAGCTACCGCAAGCTCGTCCGCGAGAACCAGTGGATCGTCGCCAAGTCCGACGCCCGCCTCCGCGCCGACATCCGCCAG encodes:
- the rsgA gene encoding ribosome small subunit-dependent GTPase A; this encodes MSSHPLAAYGWDEGWADAFAPYAERGLLPGRVVRVDRGLCDVVTEAGTVRADTEFVVPRDPLKVVCTGDWAAVDPDGLDPRYVRELLPRRTAFVRSTSSKRSEGQILAANVDHAVVAMSLAVELDLGRVERFLALAWESGAQPVVVLTKADLVPDPVALSYLVQDVTTTAPGVPVLTVSAREGEGVGDLAALLGQGTTVLLGASGAGKSTLANALVGQDVMDVQATRDMDGKGRHTTTTRNLLLLPGGGVLIDTPGLRGVGLFDAGGGVGQVFTEIEEYARHCRFQDCAHEREPGCAVLAAVDDGDLPVRRLDSYRKLVRENQWIVAKSDARLRADIRQDWKRKRAEGRAAGEAKRGRGAWRPTPPR